One genomic region from Anguilla rostrata isolate EN2019 chromosome 2, ASM1855537v3, whole genome shotgun sequence encodes:
- the LOC135248564 gene encoding microfibril-associated glycoprotein 4-like: MMVSVFLLLLLSVGSFSLPAAQAQLPEDCHDVYKNGSTHSGVYTIYPPEYNKAVQVYCDMDCEDKEDKGGWTVFQRRLDGSLNFYRPWDQYKSGFGDISGEHWLGLDNIFAISWQKKYRLRVDMEDFEGGNVHAEYSSFSLDPESDGYRLNIDNYIDEGVGDYLRYSNRMQFSTFDHGSYSYTAENYHGGFWYTYRVYANPNGLYKWGRHSDYRRGILWDGWKGTYYSLKAISMKIRPLSLEHVKN, from the exons ATGATG GTCTCAGTGTTCCTGCTTCTGCTACTTTCTGTGGGatccttctctcttcctgcagCCCAGGCACAACTTCCTGAGGACTGTCATGATGTCTACAAAAATGGCTCCACACACAGTGGGGTGTACACTATCTATCCTCCAGAGTACAACAAAGCTGTCCAGGTGTACTGTGACATGGACTGTGAGGACAAGGAGGACAAAGGAGGATGGACT GTGTTTCAGAGGAGATTGGATGGCTCTTTGAACTTCTACAGACCCTGGGATCAGTACAAGAGTGGCTTTGGGGATATTTCTGGAGAACACtggctgg GTCTGGATAACATCTTTGCTATTAGTTGGCAAAAGAAGTACAGGTTGAGGGTGGACATGGAAGATTTTGAGGGAGGAAATGTCCATGCTGAGTACAGCTCCTTCTCTCTGGATCCGGAGTCTGATGGATACAGGCTGAATATTGACAACTACATTGATGAAGGTGTAG gtgaCTACCTCAGGTATTCCAATCGGATGCAGTTTTCCACTTTTGACCACGGAAGTTATTCTTATACTGCTGAAAATTATCATGGAGGGTTCTGGTACACCTACCGTGTTTATGCAAACCCCAATGGCTTGTACAAATGGGGCCGCCACTCAGATTATCGTAGAGGTATCCTGTGGGACGGCTGGAAGGGGACCTATTACTCTTTGAAAGCCATCTCCATGAAGATCAGACCTTTGTCTCTAGAACATGTAAAGAACTAG
- the LOC135248582 gene encoding microfibril-associated glycoprotein 4-like: MCQCSSLLCSNIVKVFLSSADQVTVFLLVLLPVAALSVPVVQKFLPLNCEDINRNGSKHSGVYTIYPAGHTKAVQVYCDMGCEDGDENDRGMWTVIQRRTDGSLNFHRPWDQYKSGFGNPAGEYWLGLENIFLLTWTKKYELRVDMEDFERGKVHAQYSSFSIDPESEGYKLHVSSYIDGGAGDSMAYHNEKRFSTFDNDQDTWGSNCALLYHGGFWFDRCLHANPNGLYTWGQRSGSPISVGVQWRTWKGDYYSLKSISMKIRSVSLERWEE, translated from the exons ATGTGTCAATGTTCCTCCCTCCTGTGTTCCAACATAGTCAAAGTGTTCCTCTCTTCTGCTGACCAGGTCACAGTGTTCCTGCTTGTGCTACTTCCTGTGGCAGccctctctgttcctgtggTCCAAAAATTCCTTCCATTGAACTGTGAAGATATCAACAGAAATGGCTCCAAACACAGTGGGGTGTACACTATCTATCCTGCAGGACACACCAAAGCTGTCCAGGTGTACTGTGACATGGGCTGTGAAGATGGTGATGAAAATGATCGAGGAATGTGGACA GTGATTCAGAGGAGAACGGACGGCTCTCTGAACTTCCACAGACCCTGGGATCAGTACAAGAGTGGATTTGGGAACCCAGCTGGGGAGTACTGGCTGG GGCTGGAGAACATCTTCCTTCTTACTTGGACAAAGAAGTATGAGTTGCGGGTGGATATGGAAGACTTTGAAAGAGGAAAGGTTCATGCTCAGTACTCTTCTTTCTCAATCGACCCTGAGTCAGAGGGATACAAACTGCATGTTAGCAGCTACATTGATGGAGGTGCAG GAGACTCCATGGCTTACCACAATGAGAAGAGGTTTTCCACCTTCGACAATGACCAAGATACCTGGGGAAGTAACTGCGCTCTGCTCTACCATGGAGGATTCTGGTTTGACAGGTGTCTTCATGCAAACCCAAACGGCTTGTACACATGGGGTCAAAGAAGCGGCTCGCCCATCAGCGTTGGTGTTCAGTGGCGAACGTGGAAGGGTGATTACTACTCCCTGAAATCTATCAGCATGAAGATCCGATCTGTGTCTCTGGAACGGTGGGAGGAGTAA
- the LOC135248567 gene encoding P2Y purinoceptor 11-like, protein MLTRGRQDRHAGLVFSVNLAVSDLLYTLTLPLLTYYYFNGKHWVFGLVLCKIERFLFTCNLYGSMFFIACISVTRYLAIAHPFFTHSYSNLKHAYIVSLAVWIVNCSISIPVLKFASTSQSNITNQTECVTASGKENQVKYFPYSLFLAAFGCALPFLATLFSYIGILRSSAKNSSITDLEKKKLVQLAAMVVALYTVSFVPYHVLLNVNWYLKLDPETAFNRTVYWFYQVSKALISLNPCVHPLLYAALLDSIRRLCGLTVSAD, encoded by the coding sequence ATGTTGACGCGAGGGCGGCAGGACCGACACGCTGGGCTCGTGTTCTCCGTGAATCTCGCCGTGAGCGACCTACTCTACACTCTGACTCTTCCTTTACTGACTTACTACTATTTCAACGGCAAGCACTGGGTCTTCGGACTGGTACTTTGCAAAATAGAACGGTTCCTCTTCACATGTAACCTGTACGGAAGCATGTTTTTCATCGCCTGCATCAGCGTCACCCGCTACCTGGCTATAGCGCATCCTTTCTTTACACACAGCTACTCTAACCTCAAGCACGCCTACATCGTAAGTTTAGCGGTATGGATTGTAAATTGCTCCATTTCTATCCCAGTTTTAAAATTTGCTTCAACCTCACAAAGCAACATAACGAACCAAACCGAATGCGTTACTGCCTCTGGAAAGGAGAACCAAGTGAAGTATTTTCCTTACAGTCTGTTTTTGGCAGCGTTTGGGTGCGCGCTCCCGTTCCTGGCAACACTTTTTTCCTACATCGGCATTCTTCGGTCATCTGCGAAGAACTCATCCATTACGGATTTGGAGAAGAAGAAGCTCGTTCAGCTGGCCGCGATGGTGGTGGCACTGTACACGGTTTCATTCGTTCCGTATCACGTGCTCTTGAACGTGAACTGGTACCTGAAGCTGGATCCGGAAACCGCCTTTAACAGGACCGTGTACTGGTTTTACCAAGTTTCTAAAGCCCTGATCTCTCTCAACCCGTGTGTCCACCCCCTGCTGTACGCGGCGCTGCTTGACAGCATCCGCAGATTGTGTGGGCTGACAGTCAGCGCTGACTGA
- the LOC135248566 gene encoding tubulin alpha-8 chain-like isoform X1 — MRECISVHIGQAGVQMGNSCWELYCLEHGFLPDGTTSGSGPADSSFGTFFSETQAGKYVPRAIFIDLEPTVVDEIRTGCYRQLYHPEQLITGKEDAANNYARGHYTIGKEIVDSVLDRMRKMSDQCTGLQGFLIFHSFGGGTGSGFASLLMERLSVDYGKKSKLEFSVYPAPQVSTAVVEPYNSILTTHTTLEHSDCSFMVDNEAIFDICKRNLDVERPSYTNLNRLVAQIISSITASLRFDGALNVDLTEFQTNLVPYPRIHFPLVTYSPIISVEKAYHEQLSVSEITNACFEPSNQMVKCDPRRGKYMACCLLYRGDVVPKDVNAAIASIKTRRSIQFVDWCPTGFKVGINYQPPTVVPGGDLAKVQRAVCMLSNTTAIAEAWSRLDHKFDLMYAKRAFVHWYVGEGMEEGEFTEAREDMAALEKDYEEVGMESTDGCEDEDDEY, encoded by the exons ATG AGGGAGTGCATCTCTGTGCATATAGGCCAAGCTGGAGTCCAGATGGGCAACTCCTGCTGGGAACTTTACTGTCTGGAACACGGCTTCCTTCCCGACGGGACCACCAGCGGCTCCGGTCCAGCTGACTCGTCCTTCGGGACGTTCTTCAGCGAAACTCAGGCAGGGAAGTACGTTCCCAGGGCCATCTTCATCGATCTGGAGCCGACTGTGGTGG ATGAAATCCGGACTGGATGCTACCGGCAGCTGTACCATCCAGAGCAGCTGATCACCGGGAAGGAGGACGCTGCCAATAACTACGCTCGCGGACACTACACCATCGGCAAGGAGATCGTCGACTCGGTGCTGGATCGCATGCGCAAGATG TCTGACCAGTGCACAGGACTCCAGGGCTTCCTCATCTTCCACAGTTTTGGAGGGGGAACTGGCTCCGGGTTCGCCTCTCTACTCATGGAACGTCTGTCTGTGGACTACGGGAAGAAGTCCAAGCTGGAATTTTCTGTGTACCCAGCTCCCCAGGTGTCCACGGCTGTGGTGGAGCCCTACAACTCCATCCtgaccacccacaccaccctgGAGCACTCGGACTGTTCCTTCATGGTTGACAACGAGGCCATTTTCGACATCTGTAAGCGCAACCTTGACGTGGAGCGCCCGTCCTACACCAACCTCAACCGCCTCGTTGCCCAGATTATTTCCTCCATCACCGCCTCCCTGCGCTTTGACGGGGCCCTGAACGTTGACCTCACCGAGTTCCAGACCAACCTGGTGCCCTACCCTCGCATCCACTTCCCCCTGGTCACCTACTCGCCCATCATCTCTGTGGAGAAGGCCTACCATGAGCAGCTCTCCGTGAGCGAGATCACAAACGCCTGCTTTGAACCCTCCAACCAGATGGTGAAGTGCGACCCGCGTCGAGGAAAGTACAtggcctgctgcctgctgtATCGTGGCGACGTGGTACCCAAAGACGTAAACGCTGCCATCGCCAGCATCAAGACCCGTCGCTCCATCCAGTTTGTGGACTGGTGCCCCACAGGCTTCAAGGTGGGCATCAACTACCAGCCACCCACAGTTGTTCCTGggggagacctggccaaggtGCAGAGGGCCGTGTGCATGCTGAGCAACACCACTGCCATTGCCGAGGCCTGGAGCCGCCTGGACCACAAGTTTGACCTGATGTACGCCAAGCGGGCCTTTGTGCACTGGTACGTTGGCGAGGGCATGGAGGAGGGAGAGTTCACCGAGGCCAGAGAGGACATGGCAGCGCTGGAAAAGGACTATGAGGAAGTTGGGATGGAGTCTACAGATGGCTGtgaagatgaggatgatgagTACTAA
- the LOC135248566 gene encoding tubulin alpha-8 chain-like isoform X2: protein MGNSCWELYCLEHGFLPDGTTSGSGPADSSFGTFFSETQAGKYVPRAIFIDLEPTVVDEIRTGCYRQLYHPEQLITGKEDAANNYARGHYTIGKEIVDSVLDRMRKMSDQCTGLQGFLIFHSFGGGTGSGFASLLMERLSVDYGKKSKLEFSVYPAPQVSTAVVEPYNSILTTHTTLEHSDCSFMVDNEAIFDICKRNLDVERPSYTNLNRLVAQIISSITASLRFDGALNVDLTEFQTNLVPYPRIHFPLVTYSPIISVEKAYHEQLSVSEITNACFEPSNQMVKCDPRRGKYMACCLLYRGDVVPKDVNAAIASIKTRRSIQFVDWCPTGFKVGINYQPPTVVPGGDLAKVQRAVCMLSNTTAIAEAWSRLDHKFDLMYAKRAFVHWYVGEGMEEGEFTEAREDMAALEKDYEEVGMESTDGCEDEDDEY, encoded by the exons ATGGGCAACTCCTGCTGGGAACTTTACTGTCTGGAACACGGCTTCCTTCCCGACGGGACCACCAGCGGCTCCGGTCCAGCTGACTCGTCCTTCGGGACGTTCTTCAGCGAAACTCAGGCAGGGAAGTACGTTCCCAGGGCCATCTTCATCGATCTGGAGCCGACTGTGGTGG ATGAAATCCGGACTGGATGCTACCGGCAGCTGTACCATCCAGAGCAGCTGATCACCGGGAAGGAGGACGCTGCCAATAACTACGCTCGCGGACACTACACCATCGGCAAGGAGATCGTCGACTCGGTGCTGGATCGCATGCGCAAGATG TCTGACCAGTGCACAGGACTCCAGGGCTTCCTCATCTTCCACAGTTTTGGAGGGGGAACTGGCTCCGGGTTCGCCTCTCTACTCATGGAACGTCTGTCTGTGGACTACGGGAAGAAGTCCAAGCTGGAATTTTCTGTGTACCCAGCTCCCCAGGTGTCCACGGCTGTGGTGGAGCCCTACAACTCCATCCtgaccacccacaccaccctgGAGCACTCGGACTGTTCCTTCATGGTTGACAACGAGGCCATTTTCGACATCTGTAAGCGCAACCTTGACGTGGAGCGCCCGTCCTACACCAACCTCAACCGCCTCGTTGCCCAGATTATTTCCTCCATCACCGCCTCCCTGCGCTTTGACGGGGCCCTGAACGTTGACCTCACCGAGTTCCAGACCAACCTGGTGCCCTACCCTCGCATCCACTTCCCCCTGGTCACCTACTCGCCCATCATCTCTGTGGAGAAGGCCTACCATGAGCAGCTCTCCGTGAGCGAGATCACAAACGCCTGCTTTGAACCCTCCAACCAGATGGTGAAGTGCGACCCGCGTCGAGGAAAGTACAtggcctgctgcctgctgtATCGTGGCGACGTGGTACCCAAAGACGTAAACGCTGCCATCGCCAGCATCAAGACCCGTCGCTCCATCCAGTTTGTGGACTGGTGCCCCACAGGCTTCAAGGTGGGCATCAACTACCAGCCACCCACAGTTGTTCCTGggggagacctggccaaggtGCAGAGGGCCGTGTGCATGCTGAGCAACACCACTGCCATTGCCGAGGCCTGGAGCCGCCTGGACCACAAGTTTGACCTGATGTACGCCAAGCGGGCCTTTGTGCACTGGTACGTTGGCGAGGGCATGGAGGAGGGAGAGTTCACCGAGGCCAGAGAGGACATGGCAGCGCTGGAAAAGGACTATGAGGAAGTTGGGATGGAGTCTACAGATGGCTGtgaagatgaggatgatgagTACTAA